A window of Vigna unguiculata cultivar IT97K-499-35 chromosome 4, ASM411807v1, whole genome shotgun sequence contains these coding sequences:
- the LOC114181434 gene encoding uncharacterized protein LOC114181434 — protein sequence MLLSQTLFRYNYKPLTCPKIEATVYFAGLRTHLRTSYRTVIAPLFINNGSNPPLTTNFAPCKAIPENDANIVNNKDEISDGKSFWGAVSLIIGTAVGPGMLGLPALTIKSGPFPSTIIILASWVYVISSIMIVAELCFDFMEEHKVEEVSFTSLSTNTLGTGFGAFVAVVYSSLSFSLLVACVAGIGSILSPWFSKVNVLVVHAMFPLLVGTLIAFFPFSTIDVANRLLCFLMLFSITGLVAVGIFLARANIVNSVAVASWRLSSILPIIPVAVLTLGFHVITPFMCKVAGNTLHEARKAILIGGSVPLVMVLSWNLIVLGLAGSNSTFSDPISLLLSVNPSALSAVQGFAFSALATSLIGYSVSLPKQLLDTLELVSGSAKVCNEHSNTNGRVGLAFYSAGSCVGNSGKVWFKGSRNENIVGPKMRSNERTYDPVKVLITLSLLGFSVLIASFFRSTFSAALDFAGVYANCFLFGIIPPVMAYMQQSKKKIRQSIIPGGNGTLLLLFIISVVLGIWH from the exons ATGCTACTCTCCCAAACACTATTCAGATATAACTACAAACCTTTGACATGTCCAAAAATCGAGGCCACTGTGTATTTTGCTGGACTTAGAACCCATCTCAGAACTAGTTACAGAACCGTTATAGCTCCTTTGTTCATAAACAATGGATCCAATCCTCCTCTCACCACAAACTTTGCACCCTGCAAAGCAATACCTGAAAATGATGCAAACATTGTTAACAACAAGGATGAGATTTCTGATGGAAAGAGCTTCTGGGGTGCTGTTAGTTTGATCATTGGCACTGCTGTCGGTCCAGGAATGCTGGGTTTGCCTGCTTTGACCATTAAATCTGGTCCATTTCCTTCAACAATCATAATTCTTGCCTCCTGGGTCTATGTAATTTCCTCAATCATGATTGTTGCTGAACTCTGCTTTGATTTCATGGAGGAACATAAGGTTGAAGAGGTGAGCTTCACAAGCCTTTCAACAAACACCTTGGGTACTGGTTTTGGTGCATTTGTTGCTGTGGTTTACTCAAGCTTATCTTTTTCCTTGCTGGTGGCCTGTGTTGCTGGTATTGGATCCATTTTATCTCCATGGTTTTCAAAAGTTAATGTTTTGGTTGTTCATGCCATGTTTCCTCTTCTTGTTGGAACATTGATTGCATTTTTCCCATTTAGCACCATTGATGTTGCAAACCGGCTTTTGTGCTTCCTCATGCTTTTCTCCATAACTGGACTTGTTGCTGTTGGAATATTTCTGGCAAGAGCTAACATAGTAAACTCAGTTGCTGTAGCCTCATGGAGACTTTCTTCAATACTTCCTATTATACCTGTGGCTGTTCTCACATTAGGGTTTCATGTAATCACTCCTTTTATGTGCAAGGTTGCTGGGAACACTCTACATGAGGCTAGAAAAGCAATACTAATTGGTGGGTCAGTTCCTTTGGTCATGGTTTTGTCATGGAATTTGATTGTGTTGGGGCTTGCTGGGTCTAATAGCACTTTTTCTGACCCCATATCCCTTTTGCTTTCTGTGAATCCATCTGCTTTATCAGCTGTTCAAGGTTTTGCCTTTTCTGCTTTGGCAACTAGCTTGATAGGATATTCTGTGAGCTTGCCCAAACAGCTTCTTGACACTTTGGAGTTGGTATCAGGAAGTGCCAAAGTTTGCAATGAGCATAGTAATACTAATGGAAGAGTTGGATTAGCCTTTTATTCAGCTGGGTCTTGTGTTGGTAATTCAGGGAAGGTTTGGTTCAAAGGTTCAAGAAATGAGAATATTGTAGGACCTAAAATGAGATCAAATGAGAGAACTTATGATCCAGTTAAAGTCCTTATAACACTCTCCCTCCTTGGTTTCTCAGTGCTGATAGCTTCATTTTTTCGCTCTACTTTTTCTGCAGCACTTGATTTTGCTGGGGTCTATGCCAATTGCTTTCTGTTTGGCATCATTCCTCCTGTGATGGCTTACATGCAACAATCCAAGAAGAAAATCAG GCAATCAATCATTCCAGGTGGAAATGGGACACTTCTATTGCTTTTCATTATCTCTGTGGTTTTGGGAATTTGGCATTAG